One region of Juglans regia cultivar Chandler chromosome 4, Walnut 2.0, whole genome shotgun sequence genomic DNA includes:
- the LOC109013166 gene encoding protein DETOXIFICATION 40-like, with product MLASKDGFHQTTLNDSDQQYSQSPDSQPITAMVQGVDSRLENVLSDPKLPRFKRLRTATWIELKILFRLAAPAVFVYMINNFMSLSTRVFAGHLGNLELAAASLGNSGIQLFAYGLMLGMGSAVETLCGQAFGAHKYEMLGIYLQRSMVVLTLTGIPITLIYVLSKPILLLLGEPITVASSAAVFVYGLIPQIFAYAVNFPMQKFLQSQSIVAPSAYITAATLVVHLLLSWLAVYEFGMGLIGASLVLSLSWWIMAIAQFVYILVSGECKQTWTGLSLQAFTGLWEFLKLSSASAVMLCLEIWYFQILVLIAGLLENPELALDSLAVCMAISGLLFMVSVGFNAAASVRVSNELGAGHPKSAAFTVLIVNLVSFIIAVIEAVVVLALRDIISYGFTGGEAVANAVSELCPFLAFTLILNGVQPVLSGVAVGCGWQSFVAYVNVGCYYVVGIPLGCLLGFKFDLGAKGIWSGMIGGTIMQTFILLWVTFRTDWNKEVEIARRRLNKWEDKKIKEPLLQSQ from the exons ATGCTGGCCTCCAAAGACGGCTTCCACCAAACCACTCTAAACGATTCAGATCAGCAGTACTCACAATCACCAGACTCCCAACCCATCACGGCTATGGTCCAAGGAGTCGACTCCCGGCTCGAAAATGTGCTATCGGATCCTAAGTTGCCGCGATTCAAGCGCCTCCGAACTGCGACGTGGATTGAGCTCAAGATCCTCTTCCGCCTCGCCGCACCTGCCGTCTTCGTCTACATGATCAACAATTTCATGTCGCTCTCCACACGAGTCTTCGCTGGCCACCTCGGTAATCTTGAGCTCGCCGCTGCCTCTCTTGGCAACAGTGGCATCCAACTCTTCGCCTACGGCCTCATG ttAGGCATGGGAAGCGCAGTGGAGACTCTCTGCGGCCAGGCCTTCGGAGCCCACAAGTATGAGATGCTAGGCATATATTTGCAAAGATCGATGGTCGTCCTGACTCTTACTGGGATCCCAATAACTTTAATCTATGTTTTATCGAAGCCCATCTTGCTCTTACTCGGAGAACCAATAACCGTGGCGTCCTCAGCTGCAGTTTTCGTCTACGGTCTGATCCCACAAATATTCGCTTACGCAGTGAACTTCCCCATGCAAAAATTCCTGCAATCCCAGAGCATCGTAGCCCCGAGTGCGTACATAACTGCGGCTACGCTCGTGGTGCACCTGTTGCTAAGCTGGCTCGCGGTGTACGAATTTGGGATGGGATTGATTGGCGCATCCTTGGTGCTGAGCTTGTCGTGGTGGATCATGGCGATCGCTCAGTTCGTGTACATCTTGGTTAGCGGTGAGTGTAAGCAGACCTGGACAGGGCTTAGTTTGCAGGCATTTACTGGACTCTGGGAGTTTCTAAAATTGTCGAGTGCATCGGCGGTGATGTTGTGCTTGGAGATTTGGTACTTTCAGATATTGGTGTTGATTGCTGGGTTGCTCGAAAACCCTGAGCTTGCTTTGGATTCTCTTGCCGTATG CATGGCTATTAGTGGGTTGCTGTTCATGGTTTCAGTAGGGTTTAATGCAGCTGCAAG TGTGAGGGTGAGCAATGAGTTAGGGGCTGGACATCCCAAGTCAGCAGCATTCACAGTTTTAATCGTCAATTTGGTTTCTTTCATTATTGCTGTAATAGAAGCAGTCGTTGTGCTTGCTCTCCGGGATATCATAAGCTATGGCTTCACCGGCGGTGAAGCCGTCGCTAATGCTGTCTCGGAGCTCTGTCCCTTCTTGGCATTCACTCTCATTCTCAATGGGGTTCAGCCAGTTCTTTCtg gggTGGCTGTGGGATGTGGATGGCAATCATTTGTGGCATATGTAAATGTTGGATGTTATTACGTGGTTGGAATACCTTTGGGTTGCCTTCTAGGCTTCAAGTTCGACCTTGGCGCTAAG GGAATATGGTCGGGGATGATAGGAGGAACTATCATGCAGACCTTCATTCTACTGTGGGTAACTTTTCGCACGGATTGGAATAaagag GTGGAGATTGCTAGGAGGCGATTGAACAAATGGGAGgacaagaagatcaaggagccTCTGCTACAGAGCCAATAA